In Ammospiza caudacuta isolate bAmmCau1 chromosome 30, bAmmCau1.pri, whole genome shotgun sequence, one DNA window encodes the following:
- the SELENBP1 gene encoding methanethiol oxidase isoform X1 translates to MAGKCGACGPGYASPLEAMKGPREQLLYLPCIYRNTGIGIPDFLATVDVDPKSPRYCQVIHRLPMPHVGDELHHSGWNACSSCHGDPGKSRRFLILPSLVSSRVYVVDVATDPRAPRLHKVVEAEELARKANAAFPHTSHCLGSGEILISCLGDPDGNGKGTFVLLDGETFEVKGNWEKGGKVPNLGYDFWYQPRHNVLLSTEWGVPRVLAQGFNPKDVEKGHYGRHINVWDWHERRLVQELDLGMGSIPLEIRFLHNPSAAQGFVGCALSGDIWRFYRNPEGKWEAEKVIEVPSKKVQGWLLPEMPGLITDILISLDDRFLYFSNWLHGDVRQYDISDPKNPKLVGQVFLGGSISKGGAVTVVEDRELQDQPEPCVIQGKRIPGGPQMLQLSLDGRRLYVTTSLFSAWDRQFYPSLLKEGSVLLQLDVDTARGGLAINPEFLLDFGKEPGGPCLAHEVRYPGGDCTSDIWL, encoded by the exons ATGG caggaaaatgcGGAGCGTGCGGGCCGGGCTATGCCAGTCCTCTGGAGGCCATGAAAG GGCCCCGGGAGCAGCTGCTGTACCTGCCCTGCATCTACCGGAACACCGGGATCGGCATTCCCGACTTCCTGGCCACCGTGGAcgtggatcccaaatcccctcggTACTGCCAG GTGATCCACCGGCTGCCCATGCCGCACGTGGGGGACGAGCTGCACCACTCGGGCTGGAacgcctgcagcagctgccacgGGGACCCCGGCAAGTCCCGGCGCTTCCTGATCCTGCCCAGCCTCGTCTCCTCCCGCGTCTACGTCGTGGACGTGGCCACCGatcccagggctcccaggctCCACAAG GTGGTGGAAGCCGAGGAGCTGGCCCGCAAGGCCAACGCCGCGTTCCCGCACACTTCCCActgcctgggctctggggaAATCCTCATCAGCTGCCTGGGGGACCCTGATGGCAACGGAAAAG gCACTTTTGTCCTCCTGGATGGAGAAACCTTTGAAGTGAAAGGAAattgggaaaagggaggaaaagtcCCAAATCTGGGCTACGACTTCTGGTACCAGCCCCGGCACAACGTCCTGCTCAGCACCGagtggggtgtccccagggtcctgGCCCAGGGATTCAATCCCAAGGATGTGGAGAAAG GGCACTACGGGCGGCACATCAATGTGTGGGACTGGCATGAGCGGCGCCTGGTGCAGGAGCTGGACCTGGGCATGGGCTCCATCCCGCTGGAAATCCGATTCCTGCACAATCCCAGCGCTGCCCAGGGCTTcgtgggctgtgccctcagcgGGGACATCTGGAGATTCTACAGGAACCCC gaaggaaaatgggaagcAGAGAAGGTGATTGAGGTGCCCAGCAAGAAAGTCCAGGGATGGCTTCTCCCGGAGATGCCAG GGCTGATCACGGATATCCTGATTTCCCTGGACGACAGATTCCTGTACTTCAGCAACTGGCTGCACGGGGACGTGCGGCAGTACGACATCTccgaccccaaaaaccccaaactagtggggcag GTTTTTCTGGGAGGCAGCATCTCCAAAGGGGGAGCTGTGACCGTAGTGGAGGATCGGGAATTGCAGGATCAGCCAGAGCCGTGCGTGATCCAG GGGAAGCGGATCCCGGGGGGGCCGCagatgctgcagctcagcctggacGGGCGCCGGCTGTACGTGACCACGTCGCTGTTCAGCGCCTGGGACCGGCAGTTCTACCCCAGCCTGCTCAA ggagggctcggtgctgctgcagctggacgTGGACACGGCGCGGGGGGGCCTGGCCATCAATCCCGAATTCCTGCTGGATTTCGGGAAGGAGCCGGGCGGGCCCTGCCTGGCGCACGAGGTGCGCTACCCGGGGGGGGACTGCACCTCCGACATCTGGCTGTGA
- the SELENBP1 gene encoding methanethiol oxidase isoform X2 — protein sequence MGKCGACGPGYASPLEAMKGPREQLLYLPCIYRNTGIGIPDFLATVDVDPKSPRYCQVIHRLPMPHVGDELHHSGWNACSSCHGDPGKSRRFLILPSLVSSRVYVVDVATDPRAPRLHKVVEAEELARKANAAFPHTSHCLGSGEILISCLGDPDGNGKGTFVLLDGETFEVKGNWEKGGKVPNLGYDFWYQPRHNVLLSTEWGVPRVLAQGFNPKDVEKGHYGRHINVWDWHERRLVQELDLGMGSIPLEIRFLHNPSAAQGFVGCALSGDIWRFYRNPEGKWEAEKVIEVPSKKVQGWLLPEMPGLITDILISLDDRFLYFSNWLHGDVRQYDISDPKNPKLVGQVFLGGSISKGGAVTVVEDRELQDQPEPCVIQGKRIPGGPQMLQLSLDGRRLYVTTSLFSAWDRQFYPSLLKEGSVLLQLDVDTARGGLAINPEFLLDFGKEPGGPCLAHEVRYPGGDCTSDIWL from the exons ATGG gaaaatgcGGAGCGTGCGGGCCGGGCTATGCCAGTCCTCTGGAGGCCATGAAAG GGCCCCGGGAGCAGCTGCTGTACCTGCCCTGCATCTACCGGAACACCGGGATCGGCATTCCCGACTTCCTGGCCACCGTGGAcgtggatcccaaatcccctcggTACTGCCAG GTGATCCACCGGCTGCCCATGCCGCACGTGGGGGACGAGCTGCACCACTCGGGCTGGAacgcctgcagcagctgccacgGGGACCCCGGCAAGTCCCGGCGCTTCCTGATCCTGCCCAGCCTCGTCTCCTCCCGCGTCTACGTCGTGGACGTGGCCACCGatcccagggctcccaggctCCACAAG GTGGTGGAAGCCGAGGAGCTGGCCCGCAAGGCCAACGCCGCGTTCCCGCACACTTCCCActgcctgggctctggggaAATCCTCATCAGCTGCCTGGGGGACCCTGATGGCAACGGAAAAG gCACTTTTGTCCTCCTGGATGGAGAAACCTTTGAAGTGAAAGGAAattgggaaaagggaggaaaagtcCCAAATCTGGGCTACGACTTCTGGTACCAGCCCCGGCACAACGTCCTGCTCAGCACCGagtggggtgtccccagggtcctgGCCCAGGGATTCAATCCCAAGGATGTGGAGAAAG GGCACTACGGGCGGCACATCAATGTGTGGGACTGGCATGAGCGGCGCCTGGTGCAGGAGCTGGACCTGGGCATGGGCTCCATCCCGCTGGAAATCCGATTCCTGCACAATCCCAGCGCTGCCCAGGGCTTcgtgggctgtgccctcagcgGGGACATCTGGAGATTCTACAGGAACCCC gaaggaaaatgggaagcAGAGAAGGTGATTGAGGTGCCCAGCAAGAAAGTCCAGGGATGGCTTCTCCCGGAGATGCCAG GGCTGATCACGGATATCCTGATTTCCCTGGACGACAGATTCCTGTACTTCAGCAACTGGCTGCACGGGGACGTGCGGCAGTACGACATCTccgaccccaaaaaccccaaactagtggggcag GTTTTTCTGGGAGGCAGCATCTCCAAAGGGGGAGCTGTGACCGTAGTGGAGGATCGGGAATTGCAGGATCAGCCAGAGCCGTGCGTGATCCAG GGGAAGCGGATCCCGGGGGGGCCGCagatgctgcagctcagcctggacGGGCGCCGGCTGTACGTGACCACGTCGCTGTTCAGCGCCTGGGACCGGCAGTTCTACCCCAGCCTGCTCAA ggagggctcggtgctgctgcagctggacgTGGACACGGCGCGGGGGGGCCTGGCCATCAATCCCGAATTCCTGCTGGATTTCGGGAAGGAGCCGGGCGGGCCCTGCCTGGCGCACGAGGTGCGCTACCCGGGGGGGGACTGCACCTCCGACATCTGGCTGTGA
- the LOC131569505 gene encoding methanethiol oxidase-like, giving the protein MPVSPSPSPLSRAHPGDPEPIPAVPEPIPAVPEPIPAVPSPSPLSRAHPRCPRAHPGVPEPIPSPLGDPAGPAGTLGSPGPALGSGCPCREQEQFGGARAGPGALRALQPLRAGRGGLGRGRPRALRLGELQRAADLGADWRRGGGKKPQRRAGPSQALGSPSLGLAALPPPLGGDKRPPGAARARHSRSSPETAAAAPQLRLLRPPPAPRPPELQPWLRVRALSPSRLRPVPSRLCPVPAVAPGVPGLGGPLRSGLDRCRAPCYEYPSCPDVLKAPREEVAYVTCTYRSTGIEQPDFLATVDLNPRSCHYGQVIHRLPMPNLKDELHCAGWGPACGCFDGGAAAKRTKLVLPCLISSRIYVVDVGSQCRAPRICKMIEPVDVFWKCNKGYLSVTHPLPNGDVLVANMGDAAGHGKGGFVVLDGETFELKGNWENECEAPPTGHDFWYQARHNVLVSSAGMVPRVAGRGFNPDDLKKGVFGRRLNVWNLSCRSLTQCFDLGEDSLPMTVRFLHNPEAAEGYVGCALSGAIFRFYKSCERDNWAVEEVIRIPAKDVSGWIMPKMPAFIVDLVISQDDRFLYVCNWLHGDIRQYELSRSCKPRLVGQVFVGGSILRGGPVTVCRDEELKCQPEPLVVKCKRVYGGPAALQLSLDGKRLYVTNSFYSTWDRQFYPSLIKEGSVMLQLDVDTDKGGLSVNKNFLVDFGKEPNGPCLAHQIRLPGGDAKSVTLP; this is encoded by the exons ATGCCGGTGTCCCCGAGTCCATCCCCGCTGTCCCGAGCCCATCCCGGTGACCCCGAGCccatccccgctgtccccgagcccatccccgctgtccccgAGCCCATCCCCGCTGTCCCGAGCCCATCCCCGCTGTCCCGAGCCCATCCCCGCTGTCCTCGAgcccatcccggtgtccccgagCCCATCCCG AGCCCGCTCGGGGACCCTGCGGGGCCAGCGGGGACCCTCGGGAGCCCCGGGCCGGCGCTGGGCTCGGGGTGCCCCTGTCGGGAGCAGGAGCAGTTTGGGGgtgcccgggccgggccgggggcgctgCGGGCGCTGCAGCCGCTCCGTGCGGGGCGAGGCGGGCTCGGCCGGGGCCGGCCCCGGGCTTTGAGGCTTGGGGAGCTGCAGCGAGCAGCAGATTTGGGCGCAGATTGGCGGCGGGGAGGAGGAAAGAAGCCGCAGCGGCGGGCCGGCCCCTCCCAAGCGCtgggcagcccctccctgggcttggccgcgctcccgccgcccctcGGCGGGGATAAAAGGCCCCcgggagcagccagggcacggcACAGCCGCTCCAGCCCcgagacagcagcagctgcccctcaGCTCCGGCTCCTTCGTCCGCCGCCAGCGCCGCgacccccagagctgcagccatgg CTCCGGGTGAGagctctgtccccatcccggctccgtcccgtcccgtccaGGCTCTGTCCCGTCCCCGCGGTGGCCCCGggggtccctgggctgggagggcccCTCCGGAGCGGGCTCG acAGATGCAGAGCTCCGTGCTACGAGTACCCCTCGTGCCCCGACGTGCTGAAAG ccccgcggGAGGAGGTCGCCTACGTGACCTGCACCTACAGGAGCACCGGCATCGAGCAGCCCGATTTCCTGGCCACCGTGGACCTCAACCCGCGCTCCTGCCACTACGGCCAG GTGATCCACCGGCTGCCCATGCCCAACCTCAAGGACGAGCTGCACTGCGCGGGCTGGGGCCCCGCCTGCGGCTGCTTCGACGGCGGCGCCGCGGCCAAAAGGACCAAGCTGGTGCTGCCGTGCCTCATCTCCTCCCGCATCTACGTGGTGGATGTGGGCTCCCAGTGCCGGGCGCCGCGGATCTGCAAG ATGATCGAGCCCGTGGATGTGTTCTGGAAGTGCAACAAGGGCTACCTGTCCGTCACCCACCCCCTGCCCAACGGCGACGTCCTGGTCGCCAACATGGGCGACGCCGCTGGCCACGGCAAAG GTGGCTTCGTGGTGCTGGACGGAGAGACCTTCGAGCTGAAGGGCAACTGGGAGAACGAGTGTGAGGCTCCCCCGACCGGGCACGACTTCTGGTACCAGGCCCGGCACAACGTCCTGGTCAGCTCGGCCGGGATGGTGCCCAGAGTGGCCGGGCGCGGCTTCAACCCCGATGACCTCAAGAAAG GGGTCTTCGGCCGCCGCCTGAACGTGTGGAACCTGTCGTGCCGCAGCCTGACGCAGTGCTTCGACCTGGGCGAGGATTCTCTGCCCATGACCGTGCGCTTCCTGCACAACCCCGAGGCCGCCGAGGGCTACGTGGGCTGTGCCCTGAGCGGGGCCATTTTCCGCTTCTACAAATCCTGCGAG AGAGACAACTGGGCCGTGGAGGAGGTGATCCGGATCCCGGCCAAGGACGTGTCGGGCTGGATCATGCCCAAGATGCCGG CCTTCATCGTGGACCTCGTCATCAGCCAGGACGACCGGTTCCTGTACGTGTGCAATTGGCTGCACGGGGACATCCGGCAGTACGAGCTGTCGCGGAGCTGCAAGCCGCGGCtggtggggcag GTGTTCGTGGGGGGCAGCATCCTGCGAGGGGGCCCCGTGACCGTGTGCAGGGACGAGGAGCTCAAGTGCCAGCCCGAGCCGCTGGTGGTCAAG TGCAAGCGCGTGTacggcggccccgccgcgctgcagctgagcctggacGGGAAGCGGCTCTACGTGACCAATTCCTTCTACAGCACCTGGGACCGGCAGTTCTACCCCAGCCTGATCAA GGAGGGCTCGGTGATGCTGCAGCTCGACGTGGACACGGACAAGGGCGGCCTGAGCGTCAACAAGAACTTCCTGGTGGATTTCGGCAAGGAGCCCAACGGGCCGTGCCTGGCGCACCAGATCCGCCTCCCTGGCGGCGATGCCAAATCCGTGACCCTGCCCTGA